AATAAACTGTTAGGATTCATTATAAGAACCACCAAATCTTTCAGGAGGCCCCGTAGTATGTTGTGCTTATTTTTTAGCTTGGTTAGAAGTGTCTTAGAGTATTGCTGTCCGATATGGTCCCCTTACTACAATGTCCACATTAATACCATTGAAAGGGTACAGAAGAGATGCCTGAGGTATATAACATATAGGTACGGCATGGGCCGATCGCTTAAGCAGTACAGCGATAGACTTTCTAAGTTTAATATGGTCTCTTTGCAAACTCGTCGAAGCAGATATGACTTACTCTGTCTTCACAAAATAGTGCACTCATCTATTGATGCTCCAGACTTGCTGTCTTCACTAAATTTCAACATCAGGTTTAGATCCCGTAACCCAAACATATTTTCCCTACAGATATATAAAAACAACACCTCCTTTTTCAATCCCATGGTGAGAATGTGTCGCTCATACAACGAGGTAGTTCGCAGTGGTGGAGATATTGACATATTTAATAGCAGTTTTCCCCGGTACAAGAGATTGGTAAcagaaatctttaaaaataaataatcgtccTCGACCCTATCCAATGTTCACCCTATTTTTatgcatatttatttacatttgtcTTAATATAAGTAGCTTTATTTAATACTAAGCATGTTGTGTACGCTGATTTTGGATCTCTGTttagttatttaataatttgttaatttcaTGGCTATGTAATTGACAGTGATCTGTTtgtgtacctattttaaataaataaataaataaatatactaatTTAGAATAACCCTTAAGGTTctgtcaaaccaacgcgatcacagatcagccggcgtgcagcgattgCAATCAATGCATTttagtctggtcgccatcgctgcacgccggctgatcgcgtgtgatcgcgttggtttggccgaaccttaaaggatttgccacactgaatGCGTTCTGCGGCCGGCGATCAGGTCAAAATAACGCTGACAAATGTTTAAAGAATAGAAACGAAAGCAAAAGTTTGAAAATATGCAACCGCAATTTTTGAGATACAGGGAGCAGCGTGCAAGGATAGCGTCTGCATGCGCTACTTGCTGTAGATTTCTGTTGTAATTTTGATGGTAATGCCTTCACAATTTTTAACTTGACTTtaatatgtacagtcgcggaatgaaaaggttcgtcaccttagtgtcggttttcgcttgcactaggtactgtaagagtcaaacctgccaacataacagtgcaagaaacagtgctgctaacatttaaataaatatgacgtttgctaacgaataaggttttgcttgtttatttttctatcccatcatcagtgcaatgcaataatgacattgaccaattgacaatagttatttttatttaatagaaataataatggcaggtggaaccaacaagaaggttttagtttatcaatcataataatcttcttgacaagataaatcgtcaaacaactttgatctgaataattttgaactttactgacgaacagttaaagattattttctctaactcgagattattctgtaacatagtttcaaaaggtaatatgtgctcgcgattcgttgaaggaatcaatttgaaaactgacgaaccttttcattccgcgactgtacctcAGCCTGTGGGTTTCATACTAGATGACACTTCATGGGAGTTTGAACACTGTCGATAGCagttaatataattaaaatttgtacTTAGCCTTATATGACGGAATTActcaatatttatgttaatgtcCCAAGAAAATAACGTTTTGAAATAGTTTTTTGAAACCCAAACGTAAACCAGTTTGTTGAACTCCCTTCAAATTCATTTCAGGTAAATACCTGATCATGAAGGACCCCAACAAGCCGTTAATCCGTCTGTACGACATCCCGGACAACACGTTCGAGTCGGACGCGTCCGAGGAGAGCGGGGACGAGCCCGCGGACACGCCCTTCGCGCCCCTCTACGCCTACGGGAACGCCAAGAGGATTTAGACCCTACGCCCCGGTAACACGTACCAATATTATATCACGCAGTTACTACTGACTTCGGAAGCGAACGGAAACATCTAGAATTTGAGCTTACGCCACGGGAATACGTCTCAGTATCGAGTAACACGATTTCTTCTGTTTTTTTTACGACTGCAACGTCTAAAGGATTTAAACCTTAAACTCTGGTAACACGtgacaatattttataacaccGATACAGCGCCGGGTGTAATATTTTCGTTATATttctatgtattttgtatagcGAGAATTTTAATACAGGTCGGTATTTGGTAAAGTGTAGGCCTTTAAGTTTTCCATAGTTGAAGATAATCAATGTATTGTATATTCATATTCAGCAGAATACAATTTTACTGTCACATTCCGTGTTTTATTGAAAAGAAAATGAAATTGGTTtatgatataattttattacataacagTATAACAAACGATTATGTAAATAACATATCCGAACTATAACATATGtatatttttggtaaaaaataCTAACTCACAGCCTctaatatcacatttaaaagaTATTATTCTCTTCTTCATACAGAGAGTACTTGGGACGTACCGTTTCATATTCGAGAGGACtggtaaaaaatatttggcagtAAAACATTCATAAATCGATCATTCTTCTTTGAACAGTTTGACTTTATTTGTATACTTAATAAGTTTCGACAGCTAACTAACCTTTAAGTTTTTCAGCAGTCTCATGACCATTTCTAAAACTTTGCAAAGGCACACCCTCTGAAGCGTCCACAACATTATCTTGCACTTCTTCCAATGTTTTGTTCCCCGTCTCGGGCACACAGAAGTATATGAAGACCACTCCTAAGTAGCCTATGCAGGCGAACGACCAAAACACAGTGTAATTGCCGAAAATCTCTTTGCAGCTTTGATAAAATTTCTGTACGAGGAAACTGAGAATGCAAGCAAACTGTGTGGCAGCGCTCGAGGCCACGGCCTTGACATTTACCGGGAATAGCTCAGCCTGGAAAATATAAGGCAAGTTGCCCGCTCCTATCGCGTATAGAATGTTGAAGCCTATGAGGCCTGCTAGGGGCAATATCGAGATAGAGTTGAGTGTTTCCTGGCTGACTTGCAGCTTCTCCTGTAGGTAGAAATAAACGCCGACGGTTGTCATCGCAATGGACACTCCCAGACACGACGTCAGCAGTAGAAACCGGCGGCGACACCAGCGAGTTAGAAACGTTGCGCCGATACCTGCAAATGTGCAaacgtattattatttttgtcggTTTATGGTCGACGCGATAAAGGACATGATTCAGATATTCGCATGTCTTGCTTTCTTGGTATTAAAATGCGAGTTACAAGGTCAGCTTGGCAGCTGGTTTATAAATGTCGTATCGCTAAGATAACATGCACCGTTAAAATATGAAGACAACTACTGAACAAATTCTAAGAATTCTTGCACGATTAAAAAACCAAGATGCGCCAGTCTTTCAATTTATTCAAGTTACTGTTAAAATAGAATAGAAGCGTAAAACGATATACTAAGTACTTTGTTAGGCTGTGGTCTATTTTAAACGCCGTACGCCCCGTATCTACAGTATCACAGTTTTGGTCTCTTCTTTCAGACGTTGACGTCGATCGATAGGAACATTTGATGCTGACAGTCGTACGCCACGTACAGCGTTTAATAGGAGACCGTAGCCTTAGTCCAAAATGTCCGAATATTTCATCCTAACATGTAACGCaactttaaacaaattattggtcgagggaagcgcggggtgcgggaagtttgatccgagcaatccgagcgtcattattgtagtgtgcgtggatctcatggataatttagcgtgtaccgataacactcaaacattagcggaaaaaaggtggggcgcgtcttcgtggatgaaacgatctatacctgcAAAAAGCTGGACGACTCCATAGACAATACTCGCTCGGGGACCTGACACGGAGCTGCTCTGTCTGAATATCACCTCCAAGTACGACTGGATCAATAGAATACCAGTCATGTACTGTACCGTCTTCAAACCTGTAAATTATAATGTTTGTATATCTTGTCAATATTCCTAGTAGacagtaattattttattttatagtacataaaatataaaatagatAATATTTATCAGACACgattaaacatttattaaacCTAGGCACACATATTGGCTGAATTTacttgaattattttattttattttgtctttAAACATTGCTAAATTGAAACATGGAcgatttatagtttatttttactGTTTTAATCTTTTTTACTCATTTAgatataatgataataaattagCAGCAATGTTTAATAAACTTTATCTTAACTGTAGTAGATAATTGTGCAGTTACGTTTCAGAAATAATCTaagtaataaagtttttttattaattttgtaacaaatCGACCTGTTTACGTTACCCatacaggattttttttaattatcttagTATTTCCACGTGtttaaattattcattattACCTCCACTAACAAAAATCATAGTGACCTTGCTTTTATATCGGAGATAACAAGCAAGGTAACAATGTAATGCGTGTAACGTCTATTCACAGGCTAAATATTGTCTGTAGTTTGGTAAATAGTATAAATTGATAAGTTAACTGTActtagcacgaaaaactttcgtcttagaatcgtttgcgtattcgaatcgccttCCAAAgatttgaaaacttaaaattgtgATATTTGATTTCGTATTGAGATCGAATAGTGAACATGACGTAAAGTGAACTCTGAGAATTACTATGAGAAATGTTAAcacgaaactaattttgacaatcgagATCGGCACGTTATCGTTGATCTCGAAGGCTgggtatcgaattttgtttcaCCGTCAATGTTTTAGTGAGAAGGTTGAATACGCAAACGTTTCGAAGACGAGTTTTTTGGTGCTAGAGTTACTGGTAGTACGGGGTCTACATAATTATACAGGATGGCGGCGTAGACACAACAGGTGATTCTGGTAAAGGCTCAGTTTATACTGAGCCTTTACCTGTTGAATATAACAATCAAGCCTTATGGCTTGATTGTTATATTCAAATACAGAAACTTGTTAATTACCTGCTACTATGTATATTGCCTTCCTATACTTAACGTTGGTGAATAGTTCCTTTGCTGTTGATTTATTTTCCATACTTTCTTTTACATGTGCACGTATAACGCTGAGCTGGTCGTCAATCCACTGGAATGGTGCAAATAAGTATTTAGTTAGATCCTATAATAGTGAGTAGGGGGAGTCCGGGACAGTTTAGCAGGTGGGAGACAATAGCCACTGCTCATAGAATTTTTATGGAACTAAATATTGCGACGTAGCCACACTTCTTAGACTCCTTAGGTGCGTCCCACCTCGCTCACGCATTGCCGTTGCGATTGGTAGTTTGGTTTAGGAGTGACAAGTGATAACACATTTTCGAGCCCAAAAAGtaacttttttcaattttcgaTATTTGATTTCAGTTGTTTACTATGAATAGATTCCAGCATGTCATTTATATACATAGTAAATGTAATTATCCTAGTTCCATTTACGGTAGACAGTTTTTACTTAAGTgttatagttttttataaaaatgtaataatggaCAGCTTGACCTGGGGTGGGAGACATTAGCCTGGCATCGGGAGGAGACTTTACCCAGGGTAATCTGGTACTTTTATTGCAGATAATCATCCAAAATGCCTTTCCAATATAAAAAGGAACATCTAGAAATAGGAACCATTTAGATCTGTCAGTAATAAGAAATGCTATGGGTATGTAACATTGATAAAGGAAAATTAGAGGTGTTGCCCCAGTAGAAACTAGTTTATCCAGATCAACcagttttaatagaaaaaacgttgctgatttttttcaaaacctcaaagaattaaattgttacacattttcattcaagaagattaaatttctttatagtattataatttttagtgattattttgcttatttttaaaCCCGGGTAAAGGCTCCCTACTTGGGGGGTAAAGTCTCCCACCCAGGCGGGAGATATTAGCCAAATATCACTTtggttaaaattgttaattactcttaaactaataatgatgtattaaactttcttagaagaaaatatagctaaataatgtagcttaacatacaattaataaaaaatagcgaTTTGTAAGTATAGAAATATTTATGAGCATTTTAGTGGAAGGCGGGTAAACTCTCCCGGACTCCCCCTACATAATAATGTGGATCGACCAAGGATCGCTTCTCGCATAGGTACTATTCGCCGCTCGAGCGagaaatagagattaactttcagtatgggacgaaaaaaaataagctgtcagtaaaaagttatgactgtttgaaaaattgtagttgtttacgcgctaatctcaggaacaactggtccgatttgaaaaattctttttgttatggatagtccatttatcaaggatagttttaggataaataacatcaccctacaaccaataggggcggagcagtaaagacaaatgttgtaaaaattggaaatattattcaaactattttcacgcgtacaaagtcgtaggcacagctagtataatatttaataaaactcatctataaccccgcgccacatgcgacatgacataacatgcgtagattaatccaaaatgtgcaatggatagaatgatatcaagaacatttttcggatgaaaaggtaaaaaacagacttttcattcagtcataactttttactgacaggatatttttaattgcggtTTGGATATAataaatcagtatttagtaaactattttactacataggtctcgttagtggtggacatttggaccacacttcatacatttttggtcattgtcctttgtccGGTTTACCTTCTCATCATCGCTTCCCTTTAACAATTTAAATTCTTTTCTAGCTTCTTCCACTCTGCCGTCCTTCAAATGGTAGTACGGCGACTCTGGTAGCCACAGGCAGCAGACAGCATACACGACGGGAATCGTGACGATTATGGTATTCAACATTGTATAAGACACGAAGGGTCCGATTCCATATATCAACAGACTACCCAGGTTGTTCATCACTTGGACCAACATCCCTAATGCTCCGCGCACTTCCTTATCGGCGATTTCTGTGATGTATATCATTGCaacctaaaataaattattgccaGTAATCAGACGCAGTGTGTGATCAAACTAGGTGAAGCTTATCTATTTGgtatcattatttaattaagtatgtAGTTCCTTATCATTTCATAAATTGCCTTGTAAAATCAAACACCCGTGTTTTAAAGTAAGTATCAAACTatgtaatacatttttaaaactcAAAGCCACATAGCCGAACgatgaaggggtcggactggccgactcgtgatccggggaacgcgggttcggtccccgcccccgcttgactattgtggtgagctcactcgtaacacaagcatatttagcttagtacgaggggctaacgggagtaataatctttttaaaaaataaataaaaatagtattcaaGATAACACTCACCACTGCCACAGATCCTGTGGTCAAACCGATCATGAATCGCGCCACACACATCAATATTGGTGTTTTGGTGAATAAAATTATACACtgaaaaataatacattaattaGATTTTAACTCAAATAAGATTTAAGTGTAGAGAATACtcttgtaaaataatttaaaataaccaaGTAAAAAAGCCTTTCAAGATTCGAAAGAGGTGATTATGGTGCTAAAATACAACAATTAGATGACTATCGTTTATTTTGATCGAATATTTAAAAACGAAAACTCGTAAGTTCTAATGTTTATTTCCCTTACGAAAAGTGGTTGCATTTGGGCACCAGAATCATCTTTTCACATACTGTATTGTTTTTTGAGTAGGTACATGCATGCATGCAGGCTGTTTATGCATATTATGTATCTAACGTACCGCACCTAAGAGGCCCGGTAGAGAGGAGAGCAGAAACGTTCTGCGGCGACCGACTCGCTCGCTTAGCACCTGGCCAAGGTAGCAGCCCGGCATGGCTCCCGCTGACAGCAGGGAAACCACCCATGATGTTTGTTCCTGCAAGAAATACAAGAGCTTCCGTATTTTCGGGTCTCTCGTCGCCGCCCATGCCAGACATTCTTTTTAGAGTCCAAAAATATGTAAAACGGTACAACTGGTTTACTAATAAAAGACCCAGCCTCAAGAAAAGCTTCAAACTCTATCGTAAATCACTTCGCTACGTCTACCTACTCTTAATTACGGAAAAAGGAATATAGAGTTAACGAAGAGATCACGAAATTGAATGTCATTAATGTTACATTGTCTACTACAAGCACTCTTCTGCAAGATGTGGTTCTACTAGGCCagattaggtaggtattaaaaataCTCACATTCGATATTTCGAAGCCGGCTGCCCCACTTTTGAACTTAGGAATTGCTGGGGACGGCCAAGACAGCGTGGCGCCCGTGAACATGAAACTTAGCGACGCTAAAACAATCAAATATTCCCGCCAATCCAAACTACTGATAACAATACCAAACAAAGGTCTTTGATCTTACCACATAATCCGGcgaaatattgtatttttcgaCTGTTCCTTTCCGTCATTTTTATAATTACCAGCTCTAAACTTCAGgttatataaattaataaaagataTCCAGAAAAAATATCGTGTAATACGGTAACTTCAAGAACTACTCTCGCTGTAAAATTACAGACGAGTTACCAAGTCAACATCTAGCGAGACAACTAATGACAAGGCTACACtatctaaaattttatttgtaatctGGGAAATGACGAACGAAGTGAAGATTACGTAGGTAGACACATACAGGGTGTGTGCATACCTACTTTACACTGAAAGCTCGAGTTTAGTGTAGGTCTAGTTTATTAGTAGCAGTCACCGATAAAACTACtgtctacttatttaattaaaaggATTATTCTTCCTTTGGTATGATTGTGGATTATATTCTGGGGCGTGGCTACCGGccggcgtttacccgtggtccccccaacatgtccccctggtgggtccacgggtaattttttttacccgttgtcccaccgttctgaacagtgtttgccagtgggtctacggataatttattttaaccatggtcccaccgcactatattatgaagatattataaagatattggggacatgttggggggaccacgggtaaaagccggCAGTAGCAATGATACGAGGCCCCAGTGccggtttttttaaatacctacgcAACCTAACGACATGAAAGTTCTATAATTttgaaatgtcatttttttagtttatcTTACCTTTACTGATTCCAAAAAAgtctagtaggtaggtagattaCAGGGCCCCCAGGGCCGGATTAATAACAGTTGCAAAATCGAATTTTGCCATGACCATTTCAAAAAACATCCccctatgtttttattttgatgacAGGGCCCTTAACAAGTTAATAATGCATGGCTAGATTTGCAACAaatagttattaattattttgataatattttaataaacaacaaGTGTCAATTCTGAATGTAAgttgttattattaatatttgtgGATGATGTAAAAATTTTGGGAAGATCAAAGAAAACacatacataattttaaaaattcagtCTTTATTAAGTAATTGAAATATCTTATGAGTACAATATCTTTAACTAGACTTAATCTATAAATGTAAcagaagttttatttaatatttttaattttcaggcGCTCCAAAATTTTGCGGCATTGATTTAATCATTTTTCTCATTTGCATAGCTACTATTGGGTTATCTGTGCAAATATCTCTGTCGCTGTAAGGAGGTAACAGACTAGCATTCCCAAATATAATTTTGTCCCCGCTTTCTGATGCAGGCAACATATTCCATTTCAACCATGCTATAATTTTGTCTTTTTTCTTAGATGTTTCTTCCTTTGAAGACTCAAACGATTTTCTAATGGGTGGACTTCTATCTGGAATTGCTTCTACCTCCATTATATCCAATATTGCATGTCCTGGTATTAAAATAGTCTTGAATTCATTATTCTCTTGAGGCACAGACAAGATCATACTGGAAACAAGATAGTTTTAGTAATATTTTTGGTAGCtacaattattttgatatttcaaGTTGCAAGCTTAGATTAATGTAAGTAGGAACATACCTATACGATATAGGGTCAATAGAATGCATAAATCCTGTGAATGTTGAATTTTTAATGAGTTGAACCCTAACATATTTATCAACAAGTAAAAGTAATTCTTCTGGCTTTTCTTTTAGCCCATTAAAATTGTAAATTTCTCCGTTACTATTTTCCATTGCTAATAGTGTAACAATACAACACGTGTGGTGTAAAAGCTCGAGAGGAAAATTTCCTAAATATTTATAGGCATAAATCTAACTGGCataaaatcaattattttattttattgaatacaaAATTGTAAAACACGAAAGGTCGGcaagtaaataaaacattgatggATTTGACACGTATGACATTGACATcagggtgtggaaacttccatacaacggtcatcgaagtgaaacttgcttccaaacagcgacatcggtgaataaattcaaatactttttaactaccctaaaacgctctagatgtcgctgctcctgtttccttcatattttcatttttttcttaataaaaatatatttgagaatattgttaattacaatgtgaaaactttttttaaatgaaattaatttgttttaatttaaaactgaacattgacatttttgttataatttacataatagagtagtagaaattactatttaacatatggcaactttgtttttcctccaaaatggccggtgttgtttttgttatgttaaatgcattcttgttttcttagccatcatttaagttttctgtggccctattaaagtattgaagagtcgtcgagtcaaattcaagttcattccttcgtacctgctgctgttctggttcatcggagttttgttcgttccttcgtgaatcgcgaagaaactttctgttatgttcacaagtgatctgagttttctcaatgtgcaaatgctttttagtgttgttgaaaactttgcgaaaagacgcttttggtgcataatattatgtgtgttcataaataaagtaaaattattaaattcaaaagtttttgtttacttatttgcatttccatgtgcaatgtagaatttttccaaatccattgttttgaaaataatacaatacgtacaccataaagataaatattttcaaaataatggatttgaaaaaattctacattgtacatcataaaaacaataattctttgaaggttatgagggcctatgtgtgcgtgaactgtgtgtatgtgtgcgtggactttatgtatgtatgtgtgcgtgtactatgtatgtatgggagcgttacgtacgtaggttaagtacagggaatttaacaccaggctgtcaatcagtaggctcaaaaatttgacagagagggttctctatttcctatgtattacttttctctatgattGACATCTTCCGTCCTTTTTTTATCTTGGCCGTGGAGTGCTGGCTTGTGGGCACTTTTATCGTTCGCTGAGCTTTTTTACCATTCatgattatttataaaaaaaggtaaataaatgtaCGAGGCATAGTTTTGTAGTTAATTTATCTTTTTGCTTGGTCCCTCGTGTTTTATTCACCACTGAGCAAGTTTTTAATTGGTCGGCAGAAACACCATAGACTCagaatcattatttttttctatcaCGAACGGGGAATACCCTCATCTTAATTTAGAAATTTCATTGCACAatctaatattgtatttaagcTATGGTGataaggctttattttctgtactAATTCATTTCGTACACTAGTACATAAATAGGTGC
This window of the Ostrinia nubilalis chromosome 9, ilOstNubi1.1, whole genome shotgun sequence genome carries:
- the LOC135074462 gene encoding facilitated trehalose transporter Tret1-like codes for the protein MTERNSRKIQYFAGLCASLSFMFTGATLSWPSPAIPKFKSGAAGFEISNEQTSWVVSLLSAGAMPGCYLGQVLSERVGRRRTFLLSSLPGLLGACIILFTKTPILMCVARFMIGLTTGSVAVVAMIYITEIADKEVRGALGMLVQVMNNLGSLLIYGIGPFVSYTMLNTIIVTIPVVYAVCCLWLPESPYYHLKDGRVEEARKEFKLLKGSDDEKWIDDQLSVIRAHVKESMENKSTAKELFTNVKYRKAIYIVAGLKTVQYMTGILLIQSYLEVIFRQSSSVSGPRASIVYGVVQLFAGIGATFLTRWCRRRFLLLTSCLGVSIAMTTVGVYFYLQEKLQVSQETLNSISILPLAGLIGFNILYAIGAGNLPYIFQAELFPVNVKAVASSAATQFACILSFLVQKFYQSCKEIFGNYTVFWSFACIGYLGVVFIYFCVPETGNKTLEEVQDNVVDASEGVPLQSFRNGHETAEKLKG